One region of Streptomyces sp. NBC_00442 genomic DNA includes:
- a CDS encoding class E sortase, producing MRGRGGRRALGGARAGGGQGRGVTPVRPEDEYDPLTDPLPPAAGSPWFRADKPAPGASAPVQEPVYGPAPVPGPGPAPAHAPAPAAWHEQAPAPQEGWYPAPEPPAEPVNRAAPPIPGPGPGISGPMAVPGPMAAGSSAVPEPTAVFEPIADYEPSATSVPPATGGRAERRKAAKGKGRATPAPASVPAPAPDGRRPTRAEARRAAKARKDSAAVVASRVVGEAFITLGVVMLLFVTYQLWWTNVRAHQEAGSAAKKIAQDWADGRKPDTFAPGQGFAIMHIPKLDIVAPIAQGTSKAKVLDKGMIGHYDEAGLKTAMPSDATGNFAVAAHRNTHGEPFRYINRLKAGDKVIVETQDAYYTYEITSALPQTPPSNVSVLKPIPVGSGFTKPGRYLTLTTCTPEFTSTYRLIVWGKMVDDRPRSKGKPDALVG from the coding sequence ATGCGGGGACGCGGGGGCCGTCGGGCGCTCGGCGGGGCTCGCGCCGGTGGTGGGCAAGGCCGCGGCGTGACTCCGGTGCGCCCGGAGGACGAGTACGACCCGCTGACGGACCCGCTGCCACCGGCGGCGGGGTCGCCGTGGTTCCGTGCCGACAAGCCGGCGCCCGGCGCTTCAGCCCCCGTACAGGAGCCCGTATACGGGCCCGCGCCGGTCCCCGGCCCGGGACCCGCGCCTGCTCACGCCCCGGCGCCCGCCGCGTGGCACGAGCAGGCGCCCGCGCCCCAGGAGGGCTGGTACCCGGCACCGGAGCCGCCCGCCGAACCCGTGAACCGGGCCGCGCCCCCGATACCCGGCCCCGGCCCCGGCATCTCCGGGCCGATGGCTGTCCCCGGGCCGATGGCCGCCGGGTCGTCGGCCGTCCCCGAACCGACCGCCGTCTTCGAGCCGATAGCCGACTACGAGCCGTCTGCCACGTCGGTGCCGCCGGCCACCGGTGGCCGGGCCGAGCGGCGCAAGGCGGCCAAGGGCAAGGGACGCGCGACTCCCGCGCCCGCCTCCGTGCCCGCCCCCGCGCCGGACGGGCGGCGTCCGACCCGGGCCGAGGCGCGCCGGGCGGCCAAGGCGCGCAAGGACAGTGCGGCGGTGGTCGCCAGCCGGGTGGTGGGCGAAGCGTTCATCACGCTGGGCGTGGTGATGCTCCTGTTCGTGACGTACCAGCTGTGGTGGACCAATGTCCGCGCCCACCAGGAAGCGGGCAGCGCGGCCAAGAAGATCGCCCAGGACTGGGCGGACGGGCGCAAGCCCGACACGTTCGCGCCGGGTCAGGGCTTCGCCATCATGCACATCCCCAAGCTGGACATCGTCGCCCCGATCGCGCAGGGCACCAGCAAGGCGAAGGTCCTCGACAAGGGCATGATCGGCCACTACGACGAAGCCGGCCTCAAGACCGCCATGCCCTCGGACGCGACCGGCAACTTCGCGGTCGCCGCCCACCGCAACACCCATGGCGAGCCCTTCCGGTACATCAACCGGCTGAAGGCGGGCGACAAGGTCATCGTCGAGACGCAGGACGCGTACTACACGTACGAGATCACCAGTGCACTGCCGCAGACCCCGCCGTCGAACGTCTCGGTGCTCAAGCCGATCCCCGTCGGGTCCGGATTCACCAAGCCCGGCCGTTATCTGACGCTGACGACCTGCACGCCGGAATTCACGAGTACCTACCGATTGATCGTGTGGGGCAAGATGGTCGACGACCGGCCGCGCAGCAAGGGCAAGCCCGACGCGCTCGTGGGATGA
- the pknB gene encoding Stk1 family PASTA domain-containing Ser/Thr kinase encodes MEEPRRLGGRYELGQVLGRGGMAEVYLAHDTRLGRTVAVKTLRADLARDPSFQARFRREAQSAASLNHPAIVAVYDTGEDYVDNVSIPYIVMEYVDGSTLRELLHSGRKLLPERTLEMTIGILQALEYSHRNGIVHRDIKPANVMLTRTGQVKVMDFGIARAMGDSGMTMTQTAAVIGTAQYLSPEQAKGEQVDARSDLYSTGCLLYELLTVRPPFVGDSPVAVAYQHVREDPQPPSNFDSEITPEMDAIVLKALVKDPDYRYQSADEMRADIEAYLDGQPVAATAAMGAVGYGNGYDGYGHDQATTALRQADTGGGQTSMLPPVNPDDGGYGYDDRPGRRRQKKSNTSTILLILAGVLVLVGAILIGKAVFSGGADSTTVSVPRLVGSSQGDAEKLATNVGVKMSVDKNEPCADQPQGNICTQSPASGDMKKGETVSVTVSTGAPKIEVPDVTQKDKDSATQLLQKKGFQVKTKEVESSSAPGTVDKQDPTGGSQAEKNSTVTLTIAKKQTTNLPDVTNHDYTAAVQQLSALGFTNVSRQDVDNDKPLNQVVSMTPTGNTPQAKDVQIVLRVSKGPQTSPTPGQAQIPGNLAGMTVKKATQTLNEAGFSNVQFAPGSSNDDKARVLTVTPGGGTMADPSQPVTLTTIGGGGGGGGGGGGGGGQNDTGWPGWPVD; translated from the coding sequence ATGGAAGAGCCGCGTCGCCTCGGCGGCCGGTACGAGCTGGGCCAGGTGCTCGGCCGTGGTGGCATGGCCGAGGTCTACCTCGCGCACGACACCCGGCTCGGCCGCACCGTCGCCGTGAAGACGCTGCGGGCCGACCTCGCCCGCGACCCGTCCTTCCAGGCCCGGTTCCGCCGTGAGGCCCAGTCGGCCGCCTCGCTCAACCACCCGGCGATCGTCGCTGTCTACGACACCGGCGAAGACTACGTCGACAACGTCTCCATCCCGTACATCGTGATGGAGTACGTCGACGGTTCCACCCTGCGTGAGCTGCTGCACTCCGGGCGCAAGCTGCTGCCCGAGCGCACCCTGGAAATGACCATCGGCATCCTCCAGGCCCTGGAGTACTCGCACCGCAACGGCATCGTCCACCGTGACATCAAGCCGGCGAACGTCATGCTGACGCGCACCGGCCAGGTCAAGGTCATGGACTTCGGCATCGCCCGCGCCATGGGCGACTCCGGCATGACGATGACGCAGACCGCCGCCGTGATCGGCACCGCCCAGTACCTCTCCCCCGAGCAGGCCAAGGGCGAGCAGGTCGACGCGCGAAGCGACCTGTACTCGACGGGCTGCCTGCTGTACGAGCTGCTCACCGTCCGGCCCCCCTTCGTCGGGGACTCTCCGGTCGCGGTGGCCTACCAGCACGTACGCGAGGACCCGCAGCCTCCGTCGAACTTCGACTCCGAGATCACGCCCGAGATGGACGCCATCGTCCTGAAGGCTCTGGTCAAGGACCCCGACTACCGCTATCAGTCGGCGGACGAGATGCGCGCCGACATCGAGGCCTACCTCGACGGGCAGCCGGTCGCCGCGACCGCGGCCATGGGCGCGGTCGGCTACGGCAACGGGTACGACGGCTACGGCCACGACCAGGCCACGACGGCGCTGCGCCAGGCCGACACCGGTGGCGGCCAGACCTCGATGCTTCCGCCGGTCAACCCCGACGACGGCGGCTACGGCTACGACGACCGCCCCGGCCGGCGGCGCCAGAAGAAGTCCAACACCTCGACGATCCTGCTGATCCTGGCGGGCGTCCTGGTCCTGGTCGGCGCGATCCTGATCGGCAAGGCCGTCTTCAGCGGGGGCGCCGACAGCACCACGGTGAGCGTGCCTCGGCTCGTCGGCAGCAGCCAGGGCGACGCGGAGAAGCTGGCGACCAACGTCGGCGTCAAGATGTCCGTGGACAAGAACGAGCCGTGCGCGGACCAGCCCCAGGGCAACATCTGCACCCAGAGCCCGGCGAGCGGCGACATGAAGAAGGGCGAGACCGTCTCGGTCACCGTCTCCACGGGCGCGCCCAAGATCGAGGTCCCGGACGTCACGCAGAAGGACAAGGACAGCGCCACCCAGCTGCTCCAGAAAAAGGGCTTCCAGGTGAAGACCAAGGAGGTCGAGTCCAGCTCGGCCCCCGGCACGGTCGACAAGCAGGACCCGACGGGCGGTTCGCAGGCCGAGAAGAACTCGACGGTCACGCTGACGATCGCCAAGAAGCAGACCACGAACCTGCCCGACGTGACGAACCACGACTACACCGCGGCCGTCCAGCAGCTCAGTGCCCTCGGCTTCACCAACGTCTCCCGCCAGGACGTCGACAACGACAAGCCGCTCAACCAGGTCGTGTCGATGACCCCCACCGGGAACACCCCGCAGGCCAAGGACGTCCAGATCGTACTGAGGGTCTCCAAGGGCCCGCAGACGTCCCCGACGCCCGGCCAGGCCCAGATCCCGGGGAATCTGGCCGGCATGACCGTCAAGAAGGCCACCCAGACGCTGAACGAGGCCGGATTCAGCAACGTTCAGTTCGCGCCGGGCAGTTCGAACGACGACAAGGCCCGTGTCCTCACCGTGACGCCGGGCGGCGGCACCATGGCCGACCCGAGCCAGCCCGTCACGCTGACCACCATCGGCGGCGGCGGCGGTGGAGGCGGCGGCGGCGGCGGCGGCGGCGGACAGAACGACACCGGATGGCCGGGCTGGCCCGTCGACTAG
- a CDS encoding peptidylprolyl isomerase, producing the protein MAEQLYATLKTNQGDIEIRLLPNHAPKTVKNFVELAKGEREWIDPATGQKTNRPLYDGTVFHRVIEGFMIQGGDPLGNGTGGPGYEFADEFHPDLGFTKPYLLAMANAGPATNGSQFFITVSPTAWLTGKHTIFGEVSSDAGKKVVDAIIATETNSRTDRPVNDVIIESVVVETREG; encoded by the coding sequence GTGGCCGAGCAGCTTTACGCCACCCTGAAGACCAACCAGGGCGACATCGAGATTCGGCTCCTGCCGAACCACGCACCCAAGACGGTCAAGAACTTCGTGGAGCTCGCCAAGGGCGAGCGCGAGTGGATCGACCCCGCGACCGGCCAGAAGACCAACCGCCCGCTCTACGACGGCACCGTCTTCCACCGCGTCATCGAGGGCTTCATGATCCAGGGCGGCGACCCCCTGGGCAACGGCACCGGCGGTCCGGGCTACGAGTTCGCCGACGAGTTCCACCCCGACCTCGGCTTCACCAAGCCGTACCTGCTGGCCATGGCCAACGCCGGCCCGGCCACCAACGGCTCGCAGTTCTTCATCACCGTGTCGCCCACCGCGTGGCTGACCGGCAAGCACACCATCTTCGGCGAGGTCTCCAGCGACGCCGGCAAGAAGGTCGTGGACGCCATCATCGCCACCGAGACCAACTCGCGCACCGACCGCCCGGTCAACGACGTGATCATCGAGTCGGTCGTCGTGGAGACCCGCGAAGGCTGA
- the crgA gene encoding cell division protein CrgA: protein MPKSRIRKKADFTPPPPKQATAIKLGNRGWVAPVMLAFFLIGLAWIVLFYVTEGDLPLSALGNWNIVVGFGFIAGGFGVSTQWK, encoded by the coding sequence GTGCCGAAGTCACGTATCCGCAAGAAGGCCGATTTCACGCCGCCGCCCCCGAAGCAGGCGACTGCCATAAAGCTGGGCAATCGCGGCTGGGTGGCCCCGGTGATGCTGGCGTTCTTCCTCATCGGTCTTGCCTGGATCGTCCTCTTCTATGTGACCGAGGGCGATCTGCCGCTCAGCGCGCTCGGCAACTGGAACATCGTCGTCGGTTTCGGCTTCATCGCGGGCGGCTTCGGCGTCTCCACGCAGTGGAAGTAG
- a CDS encoding class E sortase, whose product MAAGTDHEERTGVPGPAPARRGRGAVAAVISVLGELLITAGLVLGLFVVYSLWWTNVVADREASAQGDSVRRDWAAAAGPGALDTKGGIGFLHVPAMKNGEVLVKKGTDTDVLNGGVAGYYTDPVKATLPGTATSGNFTLAAHRDGHGAKFHNIDKLRTGDPVVFETKDTWFVYKVFAELPETSKYNVDVLQPVPKGSGVKKPGQYITLTTCTPVYTSKYRYIVWGELVRTEKVDAKRTPPAELR is encoded by the coding sequence GTGGCTGCAGGAACCGACCACGAGGAGCGGACCGGCGTCCCCGGGCCCGCTCCGGCCCGGCGCGGGCGAGGAGCCGTCGCCGCGGTCATCAGCGTTCTGGGTGAACTCCTCATCACAGCAGGCCTGGTGCTCGGTCTGTTCGTCGTCTACTCGCTGTGGTGGACCAACGTCGTCGCCGACCGCGAGGCCTCCGCGCAGGGCGACAGCGTGCGCCGCGACTGGGCGGCCGCCGCCGGGCCCGGCGCGCTCGACACCAAGGGTGGCATCGGCTTCCTGCACGTCCCGGCGATGAAGAACGGCGAAGTGCTCGTCAAGAAGGGCACCGACACCGACGTCCTGAACGGCGGTGTCGCCGGCTACTACACGGACCCCGTCAAGGCGACGCTCCCCGGTACGGCCACGAGCGGCAACTTCACGCTCGCCGCCCACCGGGACGGCCACGGGGCCAAGTTCCACAACATCGACAAGCTGAGGACCGGCGATCCGGTCGTCTTCGAGACCAAGGACACCTGGTTCGTCTACAAGGTGTTCGCCGAGCTGCCCGAGACCTCGAAGTACAACGTCGACGTCCTCCAGCCCGTCCCGAAGGGCTCGGGCGTGAAGAAGCCCGGCCAGTACATCACCCTGACGACCTGCACCCCGGTCTACACCTCGAAGTACCGCTACATCGTGTGGGGCGAGCTGGTGCGCACGGAGAAGGTCGACGCGAAGCGGACGCCGCCCGCCGAACTGCGGTAG
- a CDS encoding DUF881 domain-containing protein: MSNSADSPDGVPEQPRDSLAGVPEQPRRRLRGRPVRLLSAAVFALAGLIFVTSFNTAKGTNIRTDASLLKLSDLIKQRDHKNKELGDTTAALRGDVDALAQRDDGSTKAEDQLLNGLKDASGTAPVSGKALTVTLDDAPPNATAAPGYPTPQANDLVIHQQDLQAVVNALWQGGAQGIQVMDQRLIATSAVRCVGNTLILQGRVYSPPYKITAVGGTGKLRAALNASPAIQNYQLYVKAYGLGWKVDEHKTMTLAAYSGTVDLHYAKPVQ; this comes from the coding sequence TTGAGCAATTCTGCCGACTCCCCCGACGGGGTCCCCGAGCAGCCCCGCGACTCCCTCGCCGGGGTCCCCGAGCAGCCCCGGCGACGCCTGCGCGGCCGACCCGTGCGGCTGCTCTCCGCCGCCGTGTTCGCGCTCGCCGGCCTCATCTTCGTGACCAGCTTCAACACGGCCAAGGGCACCAACATCCGCACCGACGCCTCGCTCCTGAAGCTGTCGGACCTGATCAAGCAGCGCGACCACAAGAACAAGGAGCTCGGCGACACCACCGCCGCGCTCCGCGGCGACGTGGACGCGCTCGCCCAGCGCGACGACGGCTCCACCAAGGCCGAGGACCAGCTCCTCAACGGCCTCAAGGACGCCTCGGGCACCGCGCCCGTCTCCGGCAAGGCGCTCACCGTCACCCTCGACGACGCCCCGCCCAACGCCACCGCGGCCCCCGGTTACCCCACCCCCCAGGCCAACGACCTCGTCATCCACCAGCAGGACCTCCAGGCCGTGGTCAACGCGCTGTGGCAGGGCGGCGCCCAGGGCATCCAGGTCATGGACCAGCGCCTGATCGCCACCAGCGCGGTCCGCTGCGTCGGCAACACCCTGATCCTCCAGGGCCGCGTGTACTCGCCCCCGTACAAGATCACCGCGGTGGGCGGCACGGGGAAGCTGCGCGCCGCCCTGAACGCCTCGCCGGCGATCCAGAACTACCAGCTGTACGTGAAGGCGTACGGGCTCGGCTGGAAAGTCGACGAGCACAAGACGATGACTCTCGCCGCCTACTCGGGCACAGTGGATCTCCACTACGCGAAACCGGTGCAGTAG
- a CDS encoding class E sortase has product MSVRIVVRSFSELCITAGTVIVLFVVYLLYWTGVKADHAASDQMSSLQRQWAAQSPPPRPAASPQSTAPAGSEGPPAPAAYAEGRSFAVMYIPRLGKDWHEPVLEGTAVKDLQKGLGHYANTAPLGQQGNFSVAGHRRTYGDPFKDFPELRPGDAVVLRDDSTWYTYRIDNKPYRTVPSDVGVIDAVPAKSPFRSPGRYLTLTTCDPEWGSSHRLIAWGHLDSTQPVTRGGPPALDG; this is encoded by the coding sequence ATGTCCGTGCGGATCGTCGTCAGGTCCTTCAGCGAACTGTGCATCACCGCCGGCACCGTGATCGTCCTGTTCGTCGTCTATCTCCTGTACTGGACGGGCGTGAAGGCCGACCACGCGGCGAGCGACCAGATGTCCAGCCTCCAGCGGCAGTGGGCCGCCCAGAGCCCGCCGCCCCGTCCGGCCGCGTCCCCGCAGAGCACCGCACCGGCCGGGTCCGAGGGGCCGCCCGCTCCCGCCGCGTACGCCGAAGGCCGCTCCTTCGCCGTCATGTACATCCCGCGGCTCGGCAAGGACTGGCACGAGCCGGTCCTCGAAGGCACCGCCGTGAAGGACCTCCAGAAGGGCCTCGGGCACTACGCGAACACCGCCCCGCTGGGCCAGCAGGGCAACTTCTCGGTCGCCGGCCACCGGCGCACCTACGGCGACCCGTTCAAGGACTTCCCCGAACTGCGGCCGGGGGACGCGGTCGTCCTGCGCGACGACAGCACCTGGTACACCTACCGCATCGACAACAAGCCCTACCGGACCGTGCCCAGCGACGTCGGCGTCATCGACGCCGTCCCCGCCAAGTCGCCCTTCCGCTCCCCGGGCCGCTATCTGACCCTCACCACCTGCGATCCGGAATGGGGCAGCAGCCACCGCCTGATCGCATGGGGACACCTCGACTCCACGCAGCCCGTGACGCGGGGCGGACCCCCGGCTTTGGACGGCTGA
- a CDS encoding DUF5324 family protein, with translation MTRMESVRAATGSAKESVLHAAEVVAPYADSAKQQAAQYAQHYAQEARVRVAPKVTKAAAQARSQARHQYDAHVAPRVPPRVDEVAHQAAKHSRRAARQAADYAAPRVEQAVAAAQPLREEAMARSAAALAALRGQVTTKEIEKLARKHRRRAKAARAGKGFLILGIVAGGAFAAWRWWDKQANPDWLVEPPEPTEVADDRPPLTAVDGSADALDPEVQAKQAEAEAEEQERDEKH, from the coding sequence GTGACCCGCATGGAGAGCGTGCGCGCCGCAACCGGATCGGCGAAGGAGAGCGTGCTGCACGCCGCGGAAGTGGTGGCGCCCTACGCCGACTCGGCCAAGCAGCAGGCCGCACAGTATGCCCAGCACTACGCCCAGGAAGCGCGCGTACGCGTCGCACCGAAGGTGACCAAGGCGGCGGCCCAGGCCCGCAGCCAGGCCCGGCACCAGTACGACGCCCATGTGGCGCCGCGTGTCCCGCCGAGGGTGGACGAGGTGGCCCACCAGGCGGCGAAGCACTCGCGCCGGGCCGCCCGGCAGGCCGCGGACTACGCGGCCCCCCGCGTCGAGCAGGCCGTGGCGGCCGCTCAGCCCCTGCGCGAGGAGGCCATGGCCCGCTCCGCGGCGGCGCTCGCGGCACTGCGCGGCCAGGTGACGACGAAGGAGATCGAGAAGCTGGCGCGCAAGCACCGGCGCCGGGCCAAGGCGGCCCGCGCGGGCAAGGGCTTCCTGATCCTCGGCATCGTCGCGGGCGGCGCGTTCGCCGCGTGGCGGTGGTGGGACAAGCAGGCCAACCCGGACTGGCTGGTCGAGCCCCCGGAGCCGACCGAGGTCGCCGACGACCGCCCGCCGCTCACCGCCGTGGACGGCAGCGCCGACGCCCTCGACCCCGAAGTCCAGGCCAAGCAGGCCGAGGCCGAGGCGGAGGAACAGGAGCGCGACGAGAAGCACTGA
- a CDS encoding aminodeoxychorismate/anthranilate synthase component II, with amino-acid sequence MSARILVVDNYDSFVFNLVQYLYQLGAECEVVRNDEVSLGHAQDNFDGVLLSPGPGAPEQAGVCVDMVRHCAATGVPVFGVCLGMQSMMVAYGGVVGRAPELLHGKTSPVLHQGAGVFAGLPSPFTATRYHSLAAEPATLPGELEVTARTEDGIIMGLRHRELPVEGVQFHPESVLTEHGHRMLANWLVRCGDAGAVGRSAGLAPVVGKAAA; translated from the coding sequence GTGAGCGCACGCATTCTCGTAGTCGACAACTACGACAGCTTCGTCTTCAACCTGGTCCAGTACCTGTACCAGCTCGGCGCCGAGTGCGAGGTCGTCCGCAACGACGAAGTCTCGCTCGGTCACGCCCAGGACAACTTCGACGGCGTCCTGCTCTCGCCCGGACCCGGCGCCCCCGAACAGGCGGGCGTCTGCGTCGACATGGTGCGCCACTGCGCGGCGACCGGCGTCCCCGTCTTCGGTGTCTGTCTCGGCATGCAGTCGATGATGGTCGCGTACGGCGGTGTGGTGGGCCGCGCCCCCGAGCTGCTGCACGGAAAGACGTCGCCGGTGCTGCACCAGGGCGCCGGCGTCTTCGCGGGCCTGCCCTCCCCGTTCACGGCGACCCGCTACCACTCGCTGGCCGCCGAACCGGCCACCCTGCCGGGCGAGCTCGAAGTCACCGCCCGCACCGAGGACGGCATCATCATGGGGCTGCGCCACCGTGAACTGCCGGTCGAGGGCGTCCAGTTCCACCCCGAGTCGGTGCTGACCGAGCACGGCCACCGGATGCTGGCCAACTGGCTGGTGCGATGCGGGGACGCGGGGGCCGTCGGGCGCTCGGCGGGGCTCGCGCCGGTGGTGGGCAAGGCCGCGGCGTGA
- a CDS encoding peptidoglycan D,D-transpeptidase FtsI family protein — protein sequence MNKPLRRIAIFCGLLILSLMIRDNWLQYVRADELNANEHNRRVEIERFAHERGNIITADGQTITGSTETSGNDFKYKRSWKDGPTWAPVTGYASQAFGATQLENLEDGILSGTDNRLFFDRTMSMFTGDKKKGGNVITTLNSKAQKAAFDGLGDKKGAVAAIDPRTGAILALASTPSYDPSTFAGNTSKDSKAYNALQKKVDPDDPMLNRALRQTYPPGSTFKVVTAAAALENGLYSGIDDPTKSPVPYILPDTDHQPLNNEGNIPCENATLKVALQWSCNTVFGKISADLGNDKMKAEAEKFGFNKEIFNPVRTDASVYPKDNRPQNAMAGIGQASNRATPLQMAMVASAVANDGKLMKPYMVDQLQAPNVDVLSKTQPEQMSQPMSAATAQKLQKMMEFVVTDGTGKAGQINGMTVGGKTGTAQHGVGNKDNPYAWFISYAKSGDGSPVAVAVVIEGSDTTRDDIAGGKLAAPIARDVMKAVLDGKK from the coding sequence GTGAACAAGCCCCTGCGCCGGATCGCGATCTTCTGCGGGCTGCTCATCCTCTCGCTGATGATCCGCGACAACTGGCTCCAGTACGTCCGGGCCGACGAGCTCAACGCCAACGAGCACAACCGGCGGGTGGAGATCGAGCGGTTCGCCCACGAGCGCGGCAACATCATCACGGCCGACGGTCAGACGATCACCGGCTCCACGGAGACCTCCGGCAACGACTTCAAGTACAAGCGGTCCTGGAAGGACGGACCCACGTGGGCACCGGTCACCGGGTACGCCTCGCAGGCGTTCGGTGCCACCCAGCTGGAGAACCTGGAGGACGGCATCCTCTCCGGCACCGACAACCGGCTCTTCTTCGACCGGACGATGTCGATGTTCACCGGGGACAAGAAGAAGGGTGGCAATGTCATCACCACCCTCAACAGCAAGGCCCAGAAGGCCGCGTTCGACGGGCTGGGCGACAAGAAGGGCGCCGTCGCCGCCATCGACCCGCGCACCGGTGCGATCCTGGCGCTGGCCTCCACGCCGTCCTACGACCCGTCCACCTTCGCGGGCAACACCAGCAAGGACTCCAAGGCCTACAACGCCCTGCAGAAGAAGGTCGACCCGGACGACCCGATGCTGAACCGCGCGCTGCGCCAGACCTACCCGCCGGGCTCGACCTTCAAGGTGGTCACCGCCGCGGCCGCGCTGGAGAACGGCCTGTACTCCGGGATCGACGATCCGACGAAGTCGCCGGTGCCGTACATCCTGCCGGACACCGACCACCAGCCACTGAACAACGAGGGCAACATCCCCTGCGAGAACGCCACCCTCAAGGTGGCGCTGCAGTGGTCCTGCAACACCGTCTTCGGCAAGATCAGCGCGGACCTGGGCAACGACAAGATGAAGGCCGAGGCCGAGAAGTTCGGCTTCAACAAGGAGATCTTCAACCCGGTCCGCACGGACGCCAGCGTCTACCCGAAGGACAACCGTCCGCAGAACGCCATGGCGGGCATCGGCCAGGCCTCGAACCGCGCCACGCCGCTCCAGATGGCCATGGTCGCCTCGGCCGTCGCCAATGACGGCAAGCTGATGAAGCCCTACATGGTCGACCAGCTCCAGGCGCCGAACGTCGACGTGCTCTCCAAGACGCAGCCCGAGCAGATGAGCCAGCCCATGTCGGCAGCCACCGCGCAGAAGCTCCAGAAGATGATGGAGTTCGTGGTCACCGACGGCACCGGCAAGGCCGGGCAGATCAACGGCATGACCGTCGGTGGCAAGACCGGTACCGCCCAGCACGGCGTGGGCAACAAGGACAATCCGTACGCCTGGTTCATCTCCTACGCCAAGTCGGGGGACGGCTCCCCGGTGGCGGTCGCCGTCGTGATCGAGGGTTCCGACACGACGCGTGACGACATCGCGGGCGGCAAGCTCGCGGCCCCCATCGCCAGGGATGTCATGAAGGCGGTACTCGACGGCAAGAAGTGA
- a CDS encoding rhomboid family intramembrane serine protease, producing the protein MNQEEDEARQSSLPGCYRHPEVRTGISCARCERPICPQCMVSASVGFQCPECVRSGSGTGHAPAANRPRTVAGGVLATGDPQLITKVLIGINLAVFLVQQVVGDRFTDALYLLASWPVQGFDGVQGVAEGQWYRLVTSMFLHGSYIHIGFNMLSLWWLGGPLEAALGRARYLALYFVSGLAGGALTYLLAAQNQPSLGASGAIFGLFGAMAVLMRRMKYDMRPVIGLLVVNLIFTFSWSGIAWQAHVGGLVAGVLVGIGMMHAPAERRGPAQWGSCAAVLAVSLALVLIRTAQLT; encoded by the coding sequence ATGAACCAGGAAGAGGACGAGGCGCGGCAGTCGAGCCTGCCCGGCTGCTACCGCCATCCCGAGGTGCGCACCGGCATCAGCTGCGCGCGCTGCGAACGGCCGATCTGCCCGCAGTGCATGGTCAGCGCGTCCGTCGGCTTCCAGTGCCCCGAGTGTGTGCGCTCGGGTTCCGGCACCGGCCACGCGCCGGCCGCGAACCGGCCGCGGACCGTGGCGGGCGGGGTCCTCGCGACCGGCGATCCGCAGCTGATCACCAAGGTCCTCATCGGGATCAACCTCGCCGTGTTCCTGGTGCAGCAGGTCGTCGGCGACCGGTTCACCGATGCGCTCTACCTGCTGGCGTCGTGGCCGGTCCAGGGCTTCGACGGCGTGCAGGGCGTGGCCGAGGGCCAGTGGTACCGCCTGGTCACCTCGATGTTCCTGCACGGCAGCTACATCCACATCGGCTTCAACATGCTCAGTCTGTGGTGGCTGGGCGGGCCCCTGGAGGCGGCGCTCGGCCGGGCCCGCTATCTCGCGCTGTACTTCGTGTCCGGCTTGGCCGGCGGCGCGCTGACGTATCTGCTGGCCGCGCAGAACCAGCCCTCGCTCGGTGCGTCCGGCGCGATCTTCGGCCTGTTCGGTGCCATGGCGGTGCTGATGCGGCGGATGAAGTACGACATGCGTCCGGTGATCGGGCTGCTCGTGGTCAACCTGATCTTCACGTTCTCGTGGTCGGGCATCGCCTGGCAGGCGCACGTGGGCGGTCTGGTGGCGGGCGTCCTGGTCGGCATCGGCATGATGCACGCGCCGGCGGAGCGGCGTGGGCCGGCGCAGTGGGGCAGCTGCGCCGCGGTCCTCGCGGTCTCGCTCGCGCTGGTCCTGATCCGCACCGCCCAGCTGACCTGA